TGGACGGTGGAGCGTCGACGTGTGGCTGAGGCTAGTTGGTGCGCGTCGTGCGACCCGACCAAGTTCTCCCGCTTCGGCCGCCTCTCGGTGGTGTTCCGCCACATGCCGCGATGGCGGCTGAATAGTCGACGGCGCACCATGCGGGCCGAGGCCGAAGTTGGCGACTTCATTGCGGATCAGTAGCACCCGGCCGAGCTTCACGGCGCTGACGTCTGCTCGGTCGCGTAGGTCCGGATGTGGGCCAGGACGGTGTCGAGACCGGTGCGCAGGGGGGTGGTGTTGCGGCGGGTCTGGGTGAGGAGAAGGCCGCCCTGGAGTGCGACGAGCAGGGCGAGGGCGAGGGTGTCGGTGTCGGTGTCGGGGCGTAGATCGCCTCGGGCGCGCATGCGGGCCAGGCCGTCGCGGATCGGAGCCTCCCAGCGTTCGAAGCTGTCGACGAGGTCCGCTCGTGCGTGGGGGGTGTTGTCGGCCACCTCGGCCGCGATCGATCCGATGGGGCAGCCGCCGACGCAGTGGCGCTGTTCTTGCAGGTCGATGAGTAGATCACGCCAGCGATAAAGGGTGTCAAAGCTGTCGAGTTCGTCGAGACAGGGTCGCTGGGCGGCCAGGATGCCGTCGGTCTGGTGGGCGATCACGGCCCGGATCAGGTCGTCCTTGTCGGTGAAGTAGTGATACATCTGCGACGCGCCGACCCCCGCTTGCCGCTGAACGTCCTCGATAGCGGTACGGGCCACTCCGTGGGCGAACACCAGCTCAGCGGCGGCGGAGACGATGCGAGCCCGGGTTGCCAGACCCTTCGCCGTGAATTTCCGGGCCGGCGCCGGCCCGGCCTCGACGACCGCGCCCATCGGCCCTGTGCCGTCCGTCTGGCCTTCGACTGCCGACTGCTCCATATACGCAGCGTACCCGCTTATGGAGTGGACGCTCCAGATACATCGGTTAACGGTTTGGAGTATTCGCTCCACTCGGCGAGAGGTTCTCGTGACCACCGATCTGGCCGGTTCCACCGCCCTGATCGGCGGCGCTATCAGCGGCACCGGCAGAGCCGCCGCCCGTCTGGCCGCCCTCGGGGCGCTCGTCTTCGTGTCTGTCCGGGCCAAGTCCGCTGCGCAGCCGCCATGGGCCGGTTGGAAGTCTTCTCCTTCTGTCCTGACGTGAGTGGGGGCGCCTGCGCCGGGGGTGAGTCGACCACGGCCCTCGGCCGGTCCGGCCTCGCCGCAGCGTTGATCGCAGCGGGCACGTTTCGTGGAGGTGCGGCCCCATGGGCGCCTCCGTACCCCGGTGCGCGATCCGCGCCAGACGCTTGGCCCCGTCATCATCCATCTCGCGGGCCCTGACACGCCCGGCCGAGCAACTCGACCGGGCGAATGTGACCGTAATGTGTGGCTTGGCATGAAAGGTCCATCGCAGGGCGTCCGGGATTTTTGTAGTTGACACTCCAATTTTGGGCCATAGAATGGAGTGAACCCTGCAAAATATGCCGGGTGTGGTTCGCCGCTGAGAGCGGCGAGGAGGCCATTGTGAACACGATCGACCAAGTCACCCCGCAATCAGCGGGAGCTTTGACCTTCGGCCCCGACGGGGTCCTCTTCGTGGGCGACAGCAAGCTCGGGGCCGTCTTCGCCTTCGAGACGGACCGGGGCAGGGCTCCGGCCTCGCTCGATCCCTTCCTCTTCGAGTCGATCGACGAGAAGATCGCCGAAGCGCTGGGCGTAACGGCGAAGAACCTAATGATGAACGGGATGGCCGTCCATCCGGTGACGCGCGAGCCGTACCTGTCAGTCGGGGTGCGCAACGGCGATCGCCTGGAGCCCGCGGTCGTGAGCGTCTCGCTGGCCGGCGAGGTCCGCCCGTTCGACCTCTCCTCGTCGAACGTGACGGTGCACCAGCTGTCCGACGTTCCCGACGAGGGCAAGACGTTCAAGTCCCGGGCCGGTACTTTCCCCATGCCGCCGGCGGCCTACTTCGACGAGAAGGCGCGAACGCCGCTGCGGTCCATGACGATCGTGGACCTGAAGTTCCACGCCGGAGAGGTGTTCGCCGCCGGCGTCTCGAACCAGGAGTTCTCCTCCACGCTGCGGCGGATCCCCTACCCGTTCACCGGGGATGCCAGCGAGACGCAACTGGAGATCTACCACCTCGCCCACGGTCAGTACGAAACGCGTGCGCCGATCCGGGCCATGCAGTTCGCCGCCATTGACGGCGAGGACACCCTCATCGCCGCCTATGCGTGCAGCCCGCTCGTCACCATTCCGGTCTCGGAGCTGACGCACGGCGCGAAGGTGAGGGGCAAGACGATCGGCGACATGGGCAACGGCCAGCCCATCAGCATGGTCGCCTACCGCGAGGGGGACGAAGAGAAGCTGTTCATCACCAATGTCAGTCGCGGCCCCGTCGTGGTCCCGCTTTCCGGGATCCGCACAGCCGAAGGTTTCACCCCCGGGAACCGGCCGACCGAGGGCCCGATGTTCGACCAATCCCCCTTCATGCCGGCCGGGCCGGTCGGCAGGCAGGTGATGTTCGTCGGATCGTCGCTGCGGGCCGACCTGTTCAGCGACCGCTTCTTCGTCTCGCTGACCCGCTACGCGGACACCGGCGATCTGACGCTGGAAACCCTGATGGTCGCCCCGCTCCCCGCGCGGCTGGACAAGATCTGGGTGGAGATGGATTTCCCGAGCGCCGAGAGCCCGCACAAGGCGACGGCGTGAAAGGCGGGCTTCAACGTTGAGTGCGCCTGAGATGCCGATGCCGACTTCCCCGGAGGTGCCCATCCGCATCTCTCCGCAAGCAGAGGTCCTGCCCGCCAACACCCTGCGTTTCTACCTCCATTTTCCCAGGCCGGCAGAGGCGCACTTCGATCGTGACCACCTCTGGCTGCTGAACGAGGACGAACAGGTGGTGTCAGACCCCTTCCTCGTCCTGCCGTACGAGCTCTGGTCCGTCGACGGGCGCCGCCTGACAGTCCTGATGGAGCCAGGAAGGATCAAACGCGGTCTCGGAGCAGACCCGTCCCACGAACCGGCGCTTGTCGTCGGGCGGATGTACAGCCTCATCGTCACGGCACTCGGGCACACAGCGCGCCATACCTTCCGCGTAGGCGATCCAGTGCTGGAGCCGGTCGACGAGACCCACTGGCGTCTCGTCTCCCCGACAGCGGAGAGTCTCGATCCCCTCCTCGTGCACTTCGACAGGGTGATGGACGCCACTCTCTGCCAGGACGAGATCGGAGTCCTGACCCCTTCGGGAGAGGTCGTTGGGACGCGTGTGTCACTCGCACCGGAGGGAACCACGGCGCGGCTCATCCCGA
Above is a window of Streptomyces sp. NBC_01498 DNA encoding:
- a CDS encoding TetR/AcrR family transcriptional regulator, with translation MEQSAVEGQTDGTGPMGAVVEAGPAPARKFTAKGLATRARIVSAAAELVFAHGVARTAIEDVQRQAGVGASQMYHYFTDKDDLIRAVIAHQTDGILAAQRPCLDELDSFDTLYRWRDLLIDLQEQRHCVGGCPIGSIAAEVADNTPHARADLVDSFERWEAPIRDGLARMRARGDLRPDTDTDTLALALLVALQGGLLLTQTRRNTTPLRTGLDTVLAHIRTYATEQTSAP